In the genome of Misgurnus anguillicaudatus chromosome 11, ASM2758022v2, whole genome shotgun sequence, one region contains:
- the LOC129415784 gene encoding toll-like receptor 4 isoform X2, protein MNFFSVSAFLCIICAVELCTNITENLHYSCMGRNLSYVPASIPSSVQTLDFSFNVLRYLQKTVFPVFSFLQVLDLSRCNIIHIEDDAFYNVKNLTALILTGNPVTYYGLECFNILHNLQQLVLVDVGLTSLQFHMNNLTKLQELKVGTNNLQSMTLPPYMSSFTDFTGYDLHANNISFIKSDHTTVLPEIGRNMTLILCRNPLLYIEPGAFKDIYLRELDIRSAFVSSSAQELGLKALYGLHVRRLILGNYRDTYSFNSLDDELLDGICSIYFQEIYYYTSERPDKQIPIFRCMVNATNITVKRAYIPQMEYVRFNKLKDLYLISSMLWALPGQQLSHLHTLERLVITDSSHLRGGTFTDMPKLRYLDLSSNKLTLDCCITLLSGTPQIKYLNLSLNAEIGFRLGAFNGLESLEILDIHHTRVLDIGHFSLLSNLKDLRYLDLSFSSITFENTLCFFGLISLNVLKIAGNSFHSDVSRYLFNNLTYLEYLDMSYCHIDKLHPSSFKDLRRLKILDLSGNKLMTIDFLTNTNLKKLTSVYLNQNSITSISLDVLQKLPTNLSLFGLSFNPFDCSCSHTDFILWIINHQQMLDQPHNMLCKTSSQSSDFTVTDFDIDSCVHRTKLTIVLLICFVLVLAVLSVLVYRFQFYLKYSCVLLRGYRSARQQEFAYDAFVIFSSYDEMWVMNELMENLENGVPPIQLCLHMRDFEAGKSIASNIIDEGIMGSRKVIVVVSQHFIDSDWCRFEFEIAQSWFVMERNANIIIIILEDVEERKTKKVFGLHKHLKKNTYLKWSRDPLSKMRFWIRLRKAIIATK, encoded by the exons ATGAATTTCTTTAGTGTAAGTGCTTTTCTGTGCATAATCTGTGCTGTTGAATTGTGCACAAAT ATTACAGAGAATCTGCATTACTCGTGTATGGGAAGAAACCTCAGCTATGTACCAGCCAGTATACCCTCCTCTGTTCAAACACTTGATTTCAGTTTTAATGTCTTGAGATACTTACAGAAGACTGTATTCCCGGTTTTCTCCTTTCTGCAAGTTCTTGATCTTTCAAG ATGCAACATCATACACATTGAAGACGATGCTTTCTACAATGTGAAGAATTTGACAGCTTTGATTCTCACTGGGAACCCTGTTACATATTATGGACTTGAATGCTTTAATATCTTACATAATCTACAGCAACTGGTTCTGGTGGATGTCGGTCTCACTTCCCTACAGTTTCATATGAACAATCTGACCAAACTACAGGAACTTAAAGTTGGGACAAATAACCTTCAGTCCATGACTCTCCCTCCATATATGAGCAGTTTTACAGACTTCACTGGGTATGATCTACATGCTAATAATATATCCTTCATAAAATCTGATCACACCACTGTACTGCCAGAGATTGGCAGAAACATGACATTAATACTCTGTAGGAATCCTTTATTATACATTGAACCAGGAGCTTTCAAAGACATTTATCTGAGAGAGCTGGACATACGATCTGCATTTGTTTCATCTTCTGCTCAAGAACTTGGTCTGAAAGCTCTTTATGGACTTCATGTCAGGAGACTAATATTGGGAAATTACAGGGACACGTATAGCTTTAACTCGTTGGATGATGAGCTTTTAGATGGCATTTGCTCTATTTATTTTCAGGAGATATATTATTACACATCAGAAAGGCCTGATAAGCAAATTCCCATTTTTCGGTGCATGGTTAATGCCACAAATATAACAGTAAAACGGGCTTACATTCCTCAAATGGAGTATGTGCGTTTTAATAAACTAAAGGATCTTTATTTAATTTCCAGTATGTTATGGGCTTTGCCAGGTCAACAACTTTCACATCTCCATACTTTAGAAAGACTTGTGATAACAGACTCTTCACATCTCCGCGGTGGCACCTTTACTGACATGCCTAAACTTCGGTATCTGGATCTGAGCTCTAACAAACTGACGTTAGATTGCTGCATAACACTGCTGTCTGGCACACCTCAAATCAAATACTTGAATTTGAGTCTAAATGCAGAAATCGGATTTCGCTTGGGAGCATTTAATGGTCTTGAATCCCTTGAGATTTTGGATATCCACCATACAAGGGTTTTGGATATTGGACACTTTTCACTTTTGTCTAACTTGAAGGATTTGCGGTATCTGGATTTGTCCTTTTCAAGCATCACGTTTGAGAACACCCTTTGCTTTTTTGGGCTGATCAGTCTGAATGTTCTTAAGATAGCTGGTAATAGTTTTCACAGTGATGTGTcaagatatttatttaataatctcACATATTTAGAGTATCTTGATATGTCGTATTGCCACATTGACAAATTACATCCAAGCTCTTTCAAAGATCTTCGAAGGCTTAAGATTTTAGATCTCAGTGGAAACAAGTTAATGACTATAGATTTTCTGACCAACACAAATCTGAAGAAATTAACATCAGTTTATCTAAATCAAAACAGCATTACTAGTATCTCACTTGATGTTCTCCAGAAGTTGCCTACAAATCTTTCATTGTTTGGTTTGTCCTTTAACCCCTTCGATTGCTCCTGCTCTCACACAGATTTTATTTTGTGGATCATCAATCATCAGCAGATGTTGGATCAGCCACATAACATGTTATGTAAAACCTCTTCACAGAGCTCAGATTTTACAGTAACTGATTTTGACATTGACAGCTGTGTGCACAGAACCAAACTCACAATTGTTTTATTGATATGTTTTGTGTTGGTATTGGCTGTTTTATCAGTCCTGGTTTATAGGTTTCAGTTTTATCTGAAATACTCCTGTGTACTACTGAGAGGTTACAGATCAGCCAGACAACAAGAATTTGCCTATGATGCATTTGTGATTTTCTCAAGCTATGATGAAATGTGGGTCATGAATGAACTGATGGAAAATCTGGAGAATGGAGTTCCACCTATTCAGCTTTGCCTTCACATGCGGGACTTTGAAGCCGGAAAATCCATCGCCTCCAACATTATTGATGAAGGAATAATGGGTAGCCGTAAAGTCATCGTGGTTGTGTCTCAACACTTTATTGACAGTGACTGGTGTCGCTTTGAGTTTGAAATAGCTCAGTCCTGGTTTGTGATGGAACGCAATgccaacatcatcatcatcattctgGAAGATGTGGAGGAGAGGAAGACTAAGAAAGTGTTTGGTCTTCACAAACATCTGAAGAAGAACACATACCTGAAGTGGAGTAGAGACCCGCTGAGTAAAATGAGATTCTGGATTCGACTCCGGAAAGCGATTATTGCCACAAAATAA
- the LOC129415784 gene encoding toll-like receptor 4 isoform X1, with amino-acid sequence MGRNLSYVPASIPSSVQTLDFSFNVLRYLQKTVFPVFSFLQVLDLSRCNIIHIEDDAFYNVKNLTALILTGNPVTYYGLECFNILHNLQQLVLVDVGLTSLQFHMNNLTKLQELKVGTNNLQSMTLPPYMSSFTDFTGYDLHANNISFIKSDHTTVLPEIGRNMTLILCRNPLLYIEPGAFKDIYLRELDIRSAFVSSSAQELGLKALYGLHVRRLILGNYRDTYSFNSLDDELLDGICSIYFQEIYYYTSERPDKQIPIFRCMVNATNITVKRAYIPQMEYVRFNKLKDLYLISSMLWALPGQQLSHLHTLERLVITDSSHLRGGTFTDMPKLRYLDLSSNKLTLDCCITLLSGTPQIKYLNLSLNAEIGFRLGAFNGLESLEILDIHHTRVLDIGHFSLLSNLKDLRYLDLSFSSITFENTLCFFGLISLNVLKIAGNSFHSDVSRYLFNNLTYLEYLDMSYCHIDKLHPSSFKDLRRLKILDLSGNKLMTIDFLTNTNLKKLTSVYLNQNSITSISLDVLQKLPTNLSLFGLSFNPFDCSCSHTDFILWIINHQQMLDQPHNMLCKTSSQSSDFTVTDFDIDSCVHRTKLTIVLLICFVLVLAVLSVLVYRFQFYLKYSCVLLRGYRSARQQEFAYDAFVIFSSYDEMWVMNELMENLENGVPPIQLCLHMRDFEAGKSIASNIIDEGIMGSRKVIVVVSQHFIDSDWCRFEFEIAQSWFVMERNANIIIIILEDVEERKTKKVFGLHKHLKKNTYLKWSRDPLSKMRFWIRLRKAIIATK; translated from the exons ATGGGAAGAAACCTCAGCTATGTACCAGCCAGTATACCCTCCTCTGTTCAAACACTTGATTTCAGTTTTAATGTCTTGAGATACTTACAGAAGACTGTATTCCCGGTTTTCTCCTTTCTGCAAGTTCTTGATCTTTCAAG ATGCAACATCATACACATTGAAGACGATGCTTTCTACAATGTGAAGAATTTGACAGCTTTGATTCTCACTGGGAACCCTGTTACATATTATGGACTTGAATGCTTTAATATCTTACATAATCTACAGCAACTGGTTCTGGTGGATGTCGGTCTCACTTCCCTACAGTTTCATATGAACAATCTGACCAAACTACAGGAACTTAAAGTTGGGACAAATAACCTTCAGTCCATGACTCTCCCTCCATATATGAGCAGTTTTACAGACTTCACTGGGTATGATCTACATGCTAATAATATATCCTTCATAAAATCTGATCACACCACTGTACTGCCAGAGATTGGCAGAAACATGACATTAATACTCTGTAGGAATCCTTTATTATACATTGAACCAGGAGCTTTCAAAGACATTTATCTGAGAGAGCTGGACATACGATCTGCATTTGTTTCATCTTCTGCTCAAGAACTTGGTCTGAAAGCTCTTTATGGACTTCATGTCAGGAGACTAATATTGGGAAATTACAGGGACACGTATAGCTTTAACTCGTTGGATGATGAGCTTTTAGATGGCATTTGCTCTATTTATTTTCAGGAGATATATTATTACACATCAGAAAGGCCTGATAAGCAAATTCCCATTTTTCGGTGCATGGTTAATGCCACAAATATAACAGTAAAACGGGCTTACATTCCTCAAATGGAGTATGTGCGTTTTAATAAACTAAAGGATCTTTATTTAATTTCCAGTATGTTATGGGCTTTGCCAGGTCAACAACTTTCACATCTCCATACTTTAGAAAGACTTGTGATAACAGACTCTTCACATCTCCGCGGTGGCACCTTTACTGACATGCCTAAACTTCGGTATCTGGATCTGAGCTCTAACAAACTGACGTTAGATTGCTGCATAACACTGCTGTCTGGCACACCTCAAATCAAATACTTGAATTTGAGTCTAAATGCAGAAATCGGATTTCGCTTGGGAGCATTTAATGGTCTTGAATCCCTTGAGATTTTGGATATCCACCATACAAGGGTTTTGGATATTGGACACTTTTCACTTTTGTCTAACTTGAAGGATTTGCGGTATCTGGATTTGTCCTTTTCAAGCATCACGTTTGAGAACACCCTTTGCTTTTTTGGGCTGATCAGTCTGAATGTTCTTAAGATAGCTGGTAATAGTTTTCACAGTGATGTGTcaagatatttatttaataatctcACATATTTAGAGTATCTTGATATGTCGTATTGCCACATTGACAAATTACATCCAAGCTCTTTCAAAGATCTTCGAAGGCTTAAGATTTTAGATCTCAGTGGAAACAAGTTAATGACTATAGATTTTCTGACCAACACAAATCTGAAGAAATTAACATCAGTTTATCTAAATCAAAACAGCATTACTAGTATCTCACTTGATGTTCTCCAGAAGTTGCCTACAAATCTTTCATTGTTTGGTTTGTCCTTTAACCCCTTCGATTGCTCCTGCTCTCACACAGATTTTATTTTGTGGATCATCAATCATCAGCAGATGTTGGATCAGCCACATAACATGTTATGTAAAACCTCTTCACAGAGCTCAGATTTTACAGTAACTGATTTTGACATTGACAGCTGTGTGCACAGAACCAAACTCACAATTGTTTTATTGATATGTTTTGTGTTGGTATTGGCTGTTTTATCAGTCCTGGTTTATAGGTTTCAGTTTTATCTGAAATACTCCTGTGTACTACTGAGAGGTTACAGATCAGCCAGACAACAAGAATTTGCCTATGATGCATTTGTGATTTTCTCAAGCTATGATGAAATGTGGGTCATGAATGAACTGATGGAAAATCTGGAGAATGGAGTTCCACCTATTCAGCTTTGCCTTCACATGCGGGACTTTGAAGCCGGAAAATCCATCGCCTCCAACATTATTGATGAAGGAATAATGGGTAGCCGTAAAGTCATCGTGGTTGTGTCTCAACACTTTATTGACAGTGACTGGTGTCGCTTTGAGTTTGAAATAGCTCAGTCCTGGTTTGTGATGGAACGCAATgccaacatcatcatcatcattctgGAAGATGTGGAGGAGAGGAAGACTAAGAAAGTGTTTGGTCTTCACAAACATCTGAAGAAGAACACATACCTGAAGTGGAGTAGAGACCCGCTGAGTAAAATGAGATTCTGGATTCGACTCCGGAAAGCGATTATTGCCACAAAATAA
- the stox1 gene encoding storkhead-box protein 1, with translation MSAQQRAVQLSAASLAVVLCRDEDSKLNASGTNGQDVFEDFKSQNSRSFWNKRLVNAVNDVYFQGWLENYVLLVQGNANNLEVLREAWMRRALRSPKGFTIKAVGDLSPVQMSPISQSQFIPLSEILCSVISDMNATHVVVNQEALINHMTKAHPGMTIPTQDILYNALGNLIKERKIYHTGEGYFVVTPQTYFITNNMVKERNWWSTADNDLPSPPPITYLVSNESCMDTSTEVPGVAHCKSCSCFSSPTNVPPSLQDHQSTSISECTGKSLKLPKEHKPAVQHQSTSTAADYQASEISKSTAAACRKDKEKAGRKFGLNLFRRNTGKKENKLKKEYATFSGQFPPEEWPVRDEDDLNNLPRDLEHAIIKRINPELTVDNLVKHTVLMKKLEEKAEWRERAVDKGISTEALVTKQRHQTSKTAGRKSVHRPTRSKRRGPSSKEKQKGKNKTRQCDEDVDTDDQILPEVVLEEPGNHEESMIPKCVYKKQIDNPFLMLPGRDMEPNTGHKDQRRKITGRRERSGHRSKSWDPHRAQAVTAGVEKSHTIMDATCEQLHERALTVNSSLDGKPMKELCGDYSSVYPQSSTLRIEDKIKLRENKVRSKECRNSRVREVQHNAFQCDPKNACDATEAPLSWPDPTIHRRLSLHLHNSKEASHHRPDLLSSHQQSGNITSGQHLSNIQNLDRNTSQTESEAYSDEEHHIYQKADEDGVCSAFNVIEERVHETGTSRCRQPVCLDGEWDVNFMEGHIANAHQKPVSTTQRQHEYRWQSLLQKDASPRQDPQGLGKRLHETDLVEGEPSEALESSIFDYCHTSEVDSDSETIHKSADEAEGHWICRAELKDCHKSTIKTSEDASNIHNTTLHPTGACAGETTESQSNPADSGIDSPRTHMSLTSSNSAILKGLKHRGFLQNYEKLHSKSNNIHSQSSLLKLTPVMNV, from the exons ATGTCTGCACAGCAAAGAGCGGTGCAGCTGTCAGCAGCCTCGCTCGCCGTTGTTCTCTGTCGGGACGAGGACAGCAAATTAAACGCGTCCGGTACCAACGGGCAGGACGTGTTTGAGGATTTTAAATCACAGAATTCCCGAAGCTTTTGGAATAAAAGGCTTGTGAACGCCGTGAATGACGTTTACTTCCAGGGATGGCTGGAGAACTACGTCCTACTCGTCCAAGGCAATGCCAATAACTTGGAGGTGCTGAGGGAAGCTTGGATGCGCAGGGCGCTCAGGTCACCTAAAGGATTCACTATTAAAGCAGTGG GTGATCTCTCTCCAGTGCAAATGTCACCGATCTCCCAGTCTCAGTTCATCCCGCTGTCTGAAATATTGTGCTCTGTCATATCAGACATGAATGCCACCCATGTGGTTGTAAACCAGGAGGCGTTAATCAACCATATGACGAAAGCACACCCAG GAATGACCATTCCTACTCAAGACATTCTCTACAATGCTCTGGGAAATCTTATTAAAGAGCGGAAGATTTATCACACGGGCGAGGGCTACTTTGTTGTCACTCCTCAAACGTACTTCATCACCAACAACATGGTAAAAGAAAGGAACTGGTGGAGTACTGCTGACAATGACCTGCCCTCACCTCCTCCTATCACGTACCTGGTGAGCAACGAGAGTTGCATGGACACCTCTACTGAGGTGCCTGGCGTGGCCCATTGTAAATCCTGCAGCTGCTTCTCTTCTCCAACCAATGTACCTCCATCTCTCCAAGACCATCAATCCACCAGCATTAGCGAGTGCACGGGCAAAAGCCTCAAGTTGCCAAAAGAGCACAAGCCCGCAGTTCAACACCAGTCCACTTCTACAGCAGCAGATTACCAGGCCAGCGAGATCAGCAAATCCACCGCCGCCGCTTGTCGTAAGGACAAAGAAAAAGCTGGGCGCAAATTCGGCCTCAACCTGTTTCGACGAAACACGGGGAAGAAAGAGAACAAGCTTAAGAAGGAATATGCCACGTTCTCCGGACAATTTCCACCCGAGGAATGGCCTGTCAGAGATGAAGATGATCTGAATAACCTCCCCAGAGACCTGGAACACGCCATCATCAAACGGATCAACCCGGAGCTGACCGTGGACAATTTAGTAAAGCACACGGTTCTTATGAAGAAGCTTGAGGAGAAAGCCGAGTGGAGAGAGAGGGCCGTCGACAAGGGCATTTCCACCGAAGCCCTCGTAACTAAGCAGAGGCATCAAACCTCAAAGACCGCAGGGAGGAAGTCTGTCCATAGACCTACTCGCAGTAAGAGAAGAGGACCTTCGTCTAAAGAGAAACAGAAAGGAAAGAACAAGACTCGGCAATGTGATGAAGATGTAGATACGGACGATCAAATTCTGCCTGAAGTGGTTTTGGAGGAACCTGGCAACCACGAAGAAAGCATGATTCCAAAATGTGTTTACAAAAAACAGATAGACAACCCATTTTTAATGTTGCCAGGGAGAGACATGGAACCGAATACGGGTCATAAAGACCAAAGGAGGAAAATCACTGGGCGGCGAGAAAGATCAGGTCACAGGTCAAAATCTTGGGATCCTCATCGGGCCCAAGCAGTCACTGCCGGTGTGGAGAAATCCCACACGATAATGGATGCAACCTGTGAACAGCTTCACGAAAGAGCGCTGACTGTGAACTCCAGCCTGGATGGTAAACCAATGAAAGAGCTTTGTGGAGATTACAGCTCTGTCTACCCTCAGAGCAGCACTTTGAGGATAGAGGACAAAATCAAGCTGCGAGAAAATAAAGTCAGAAGCAAAGAGTGCAGAAATAGCAGAGTAAGAGAAGTTCAACATAATGCTTTTCAATGTGACCCAAAGAACGCGTGTGACGCGACAGAAGCACCTCTCTCCTGGCCCGATCCCACAATTCATCGTAGACTTTCCCTACATCTACATAACAGCAAGGAAGCGTCACATCACCGTCCTGATCTGCTGTCTTCGCACCAGCAATCTGGCAACATAACAAGCGGCCAACACCTGTCCAACATCCAGAACCTAGACAGAAACACAAGCCAGACTGAGAGTGAGGCGTACAGTGATGAAGAGCATCACATTTATCAGAAGGCAGATGAAGATGGTGTCTGTAGCGCCTTTAACGTGATTGAGGAACGCGTGCACGAGACTGGCACATCCCGCTGCCGGCAGCCTGTGTGTTTGGATGGAGAATGGGATGTCAATTTCATGGAGGGCCACATAGCAAATGCTCATCAAAAACCCGTCAGTACCACACAAAGGCAGCATGAATATAGGTGGCAGTCTCTTCTTCAGAAAGATGCCAGCCCCAGACAAGACCCCCAGGGTCTGGGGAAAAGACTTCACGAAACAGATCTTGTAGAAGGTGAACCATCTGAAGCCCTGGAAAGCAGCATTTTTGACTACTGTCACACAAGCGAAGTGGACTCTGATTCTGAGACCATACATAAGTCTGCGGATGAAGCTGAGGGCCACTGGATCTGTCGCGCAGAATTGAAGGACTGCCATAAGAGCACAATAAAGACATCAGAGGATGCTAGCAACATTCACAATACAACGCTCCACCCAACTGGGGCCTGCGCAGGAGAAACCACAGAGAGTCAAAGTAACCCAGCGGATAGTGGAATTGACTCTCCAAG GACACATATGAGTTTAACCTCCAGTAATTCAGCCATACTCAAAGGACTGAAGCATCGTGGTTTCCTGCAGAACTATGAGAAGCTCCACTCCAAGAGTAACAACATTCATTCTCAGAGCTCTCTGCTTAAACTTACACCCGTCatgaatgtttaa
- the LOC129415785 gene encoding uncharacterized protein, which yields MAESETDCDTPGLDTLGSECVIAHTQVGDLHYGAETEIMTQEDKRLDLEAIHGDLGAVTCVDVVTETDHDYIKSEIHHDHHQYFSTAEIKGEHLLGEVLLKTEIGGDHIVKVESDHGGELTVESENGIIIHEAQGLQCSECGEIFGSMTDLHEHFEIHKATHPYICVHCGESFAIEASLRSHMKIHMKLDKSYTTGLEMVGKGVIDAFSLKPHQMMHSPEKPHRCSECGKSFAAAITLREHMKMHSEDKPYKCTQCRKSFMRRRHLKKHQEMHARDKPFTCVQCGKGFATASNLKQHQKTHVGDKPNRCAQCGKCFASASTLREHMRIHSGEKPYKCNQCRKSFVRKRHLKKHQLVHQGGKPYRCSQCDKGFNHSSSLSRHHKVHLEAKMYAQGDKDFPFDAQIKREMHAGEKPYSCNHCEKSFNHSSSLSRHQRTHSDGKSYTCAQCGKRFNHSSSLARHQRVHLEKTTYSAMSPGKGFPHTTILKQRILQSEKPYRCAQCGKGFNHSSSLSRHHRIHLTQ from the coding sequence ATGGCCGAGTCAGAGACTGACTGTGACACACCAGGTCTCGATACGTTGGGATCTGAGTGTGTCATAGCCCATACGCAAGTCGGTGACTTGCATTATGGGGCAGAAACTGAGATTATGACTCAAGAGGACAAACGACTTGACTTGGAAGCTATTCATGGCGATTTAGGAGCGGTTACGTGCGTGGACGTGGTAACGGAGACGGACCACGACTACATTAAATCCGAAATACACCACGATCACCATCAGTACTTCAGCACTGCTGAAATTAAAGGCGAGCATTTGCTCGGCGAGGTGCTGTTGAAGACCGAGATCGGTGGAGATCATATCGTAAAGGTGGAGTCGGACCATGGAGGAGAGCTTACGGTGGAGTCGGAGAACGGCATTATTATTCACGAAGCCCAGGGCCTGCAGTGCAGTGAATGCGGTGAGATTTTTGGGAGCATGACTGATCTCCACGAACATTTCGAAATCCATAAAGCCACCCACCCATACATTTGCGTCCACTGCGGGGAGAGCTTTGCTATTGAGGCAAGCCTCAGAAGTCACATGAAGATCCACATGAAACTTGATAAAAGTTATACCACTGGTCTTGAGATGGTCGGTAAGGGTGTCATCGATGCATTCAGCTTGAAACCACACCAGATGATGCACTCTCCCGAAAAGCCACACAGATGCTCGGAGTGCGGTAAAAGCTTCGCGGCTGCCATCACTCTCCGAGAGCACATGAAAATGCATTCTGAGGACAAACCCTACAAATGCACCCAGTGTAGAAAAAGCTTCATGCGCAGACGCCACCTTAAGAAACATCAAGAGATGCATGCCCGCGACAAGCCGTTTACCTGCGTTCAGTGCGGGAAAGGTTTTGCCACAGCTTCGAATCTCAAACAGCACCAGAAGACCCACGTCGGCGACAAGCCAAACAGATGCGCCCAGTGCGGTAAATGTTTCGCGTCTGCGTCCACGTTACGAGAGCATATGAGAATTCACTCAGGAGAGAAGCCCTACAAGTGCAACCAATGTAGGAAGAGCTTCGTAAGAAAACGCCATCTCAAAAAGCACCAGCTGGTTCACCAGGGTGGAAAGCCCTACCGGTGCTCTCAATGCGACAAGGGTTTCAACCATTCCTCTTCCTTGTCAAGACATCACAAGGTCCATCTGGAGGCAAAGATGTATGCTCAGGGTGATAAGGATTTCCCCTTCGATGCTCAAATAAAGAGAGAAATGCATGCAGGTGAAAAGCCATACAGCTGCAACCATTGTGAGAAGAGCTTCAATCACTCCTCATCGTTGTCCAGACACCAGAGAACTCATTCGGATGGCAAGTCGTACACCTGCGCTCAATGCGGGAAGCGGTTCAATCATTCTTCCTCTCTTGCGAGGCACCAACGGGTTCATTTGGAGAAGACTACGTATAGTGCAATGTCACCAGGAAAGGGATTCCCTCACACTACCATCTTGAAACAGAGAATCCTTCAGAGTGAAAAACCATACAGGTGCGCTCAGTGCGGAAAGGGTTTCAATCATTCATCCTCTCTGTCGAGGCATCACCGAATTCATCTTACACAGTAA